The following coding sequences lie in one Fusarium poae strain DAOMC 252244 chromosome 1, whole genome shotgun sequence genomic window:
- a CDS encoding hypothetical protein (MEROPS:MER0019759~BUSCO:2857at5125): MSSSKGLLRHLAQQQRLWSCCSPLSVITRQTSASAASASQGIFNGIGFGFARGLTSLVNGVQPLNNRRDNGRPMPIGIRSLVPKISDRACSAHARLARNETMTDRDVLPDYVKPKHYQLSLRDLEFTNWTYKGTVTIDSEITKPTKEIIVNTLELKLSHAKVFVDSKLVESTKFDYDAKAQRSTITFDEELPVASKAVLTIEFEGIINNEMAGFYRSKYKPAETPSASVPNDGEWHYMFSTQFEACDARRAFPCFDEPNLKATFDLDIEIPSDQVALSNMPVKETRPSKDGWNIVSFETSPVMSTYLLAWAVGDFEYIEAFTDRKYNGKQIPVRVYTTRGLKEQGQWALQHAPKIIDFFSEIFDIDYPLPKSDLIAVHEFTHGAMENWGLVTYRTTQVLYDEKTSDPRFKNAVAYVVAHELAHQWFGNLVTMDWWDELWLNEGFATWVGWHAVDHLHPDWQVWAQFVNEGMEAAFRLDGIRASHPIHVPVRDALDVNQIFDSISYLKGCSAIRMLANHLGVETFLKGVSNYLKSHAYGNAKTTALWDALGEASGKNVTELMHPWISKIGHPVLTVAEEPGQISVKQSRFLSTGDVKPEDDTTTWWVPLGLEGKKDHAGVASLSLTSKEDTIRDVDEDFYKLNSGATGFYRVNYPPERLAKLSTQLDKLSTEDKISIIGSTADLAFAGNGTTPALLTFLEGFGKETHTLVWRQVLDSIGGVKSVFGEDESIKKALDNFTLKLIGEKVKEVGWEFPEGEDYLTGILRKEIIGVAVASGHPAVTEEALKRFNAWVEDPEANPIPAPLRVAVWRAAIIKEPTRTVEILKKEWLNTKSIDGKLLSLSVLGTVKDTEILKKDVIPFNFNQSPPSNAVPAGDMHVLGGSIANNVVGRPVQWQFMKDNWDAVITKLGNPVVVDRYMNLSLSRFTDVSAVEDIEKFMADKDTSSFNRTLGTVKDKIRGRAAYRERDSEKLKEWLSAHGYA, translated from the exons ATGTCGTCGTCCAAGGGCCTTTTGCGACATTTGGCTCAGCagcaacgcctgtggagctGTTGTAGCCCACTATCGGTGATTACACGGCAGACGTCAGCCTcggctgcttctgcttctcaagGTATCTTTAATGGAATTGGTTTTGGCTTTGCAAGAGGCTTGACTTCGCTGGTAAACGGTGTTCAGCCGTTGAACAATCGTCGAGATAATGGACGGCCTATGCCGATCGGTATCCGGAG TCTTGTCCCCAAGATCTCTGATCGAGCTTGCTCCGCCCACGCAAGACTCGCCCGCAACGAAACAATGACTGACCGCGACGTTCTCCCCGACTATGTCAAGCCCAAGCACTACCAGCTGTCCTTGAGGGACCTCGAGTTCACCAACTGGACTTACAAGGGAACCGTCAC AATCGACTCGGAAATCACCAAGCCAACCAAAGAAATCATCGTAAACACTCTCGAACTCAAGCTCTCTCACGCCAAGGTCTTCGTCGACTCCAAGTTGGTCGAATCGACAAAGTTTGACTATGACGCCAAGGCCCAACGTTCTACCATCACTTTTGATGAGGAGCTCCCCGTCGCTTCCAAGGCTGTCCTCACCATCGAGTTTGAGGGTATCATCAACAATGAAATGGCTGGTTTCTACCGCAGCAAGTACAAGCCTGCTGAGACTCCTTCCGCTTCTGTCCCCAACGATGGCGAATGGCACTACATGTTCAGCACCCAGTTCGAGGCATGCGACGCTCGCCGAGCTTTCCCCTGCTTCGACGAACCCAACCTCAAGGCCACATTTGACTTGGATATTGAGATTCCTTCCGACCAGGTTGCCCTGAGCAACATGCCTGTCAAGGAGACTCGTCCATCCAAAGATGGCTGGAACATTGTGTCATTCGAGACCTCTCCCGTCATGAGCACCTACCTTTTGGCCTGGGCTGTTGGTGACTTTGAGTATATCGAGGCTTTCACCGATCGCAAGTACAACGGCAAGCAGATTCCCGTCCGTGTCTACACCACACGTGGTCTCAAGGAGCAGGGTCAATGGGCTCTCCAGCACGCTCCCAAGATCATCGACTTCTTCTCCGAGATCTTTGACATCGACTACCCTCTGCCCAAGTCCGACTTGATCGCTGTCCACGAGTTTACTCATGGTGCCATGGAGAACTGGGGTCTTGTGACCTACCGTACTACCCAGGTCCTTTACGATGAGAAGACCTCTGACCCCCGATTCAAGAACGCTGTTGCCTATGTTGTCGCACACGAGCTTGCTCACCAATGGTTCGGTAACCTCGTCACCATGGACTGGTGGGACGAGCTCTGGCTCAACGAGGGTTTTGCTACCTGGGTTGGTTGGCACGCTGTTGACCACCTGCACCCTGACTGGCAGGTTTGGGCTCAGTTTGTTAACGAGGGTATGGAAGCTGCTTTCCGTCTCGATGGCATTCGCGCTAGTCACCCTATCCACGTTCCTGTCCGTGACGCTCTCGATGTCAACCAAATCTTTGACTCTATCAGCTACCTGAAGGGTTGCTCTGCCATTCGCATGCTTGCCAACCACCTTGGTGTCGAGACTTTCCTCAAGGGTGTGTCAAACTACCTGAAGTCTCACGCCTACGGTAACGCCAAGACCACTGCCTTGTGGGATGCTCTTGGTGAGGCTTCAGGCAAGAACGTGACCGAGCTTATGCACCCTTGGATCTCCAAGATTGGTCATCCCGTTCTTACTGTGGCTGAGGAGCCTGGCCAGATCTCTGTCAAGCAGTCCCGATTCCTGTCCACTGGCGATGTCAAGCCTGAGGATGACACCACTACTTGGTGGGTTCCTCTTGGTCTAGAAGGCAAGAAGGATCACGCTGGTGTCGCCTCTCTATCTCTCACCAGCAAGGAGGACACCATCCGTGATGTTGACGAGGACTTTTACAAGCTCAACAGCGGCGCCACTGGTTTCTACCGTGTTAACTACCCCCCTGAGCGTCTTGCCAAGCTGAGCACTCAGCTCGACAAGCTTAGCACTGAGGACAAGATTTCCATTATTGGTTCTACTGCTgatcttgcctttgctgGTAACGGCACCACCCCTGCTCTGCTGACCTTCCTCGAGGGCTTCGGTAAGGAGACCCACACTCTAGTCTGGCGTCAGGTCCTTGACTCCATTGGTGGCGTCAAGTCCGTCTTTGGTGAGGACGAGTCCATCAAGAAGGCCCTTGACAACTTCACCCTGAAGCTCATTGGCGAGAAAGTCAAGGAGGTTGGATGGGAGTTCCCTGAGGGTGAGGACTACCTCACTGGCATCCTCCGAAAGGAGATTATCGGCGTTGCTGTTGCCAGCGGCCACCCTGC TGTTACTGAGGAGGCCCTGAAGCGTTTCAACGCCTGGGTTGAGGACCCTGAGGCCAACCCCATTCCCGCTCCTCTCCGTGTTGCTGTCTGGCGCGCTGCCATTATCAAGGAGCCTACCCGCACTGTTGAAATCCTCAAGAAGGAGTGGCTCAACACCAAGTCTATCGATGGCAAGCTCCTCTCCCTTAGCGTTCTCGGCACGGTCAAGGACACCGAGATCCTCAAGAAGGACGTCATTCCCTTCAACTTTAACCAGTCTCCTCCGTCTAACGCTGTCCCTGCCGGAGACATGCATGTTCTGGGTGGCTCCATTGCTAACAATGTCGTTGGCCGTCCCGTCCAGTGGCAATTCATGAAGGACAACTGGGATGCTGTCATCACCAAGCTCGGCAACCCTGTCGTTGTCGACCGATACATGAACCTCAGTCTGAGCCGCTTCACCGATGTGTCTGCTGTCGAGGATATCGAGAAGTTCATGGCCGACAAGGACACCAGCAGCTTCAACCGTACTCTTGGTACTGTCAAGGACAAGATTCGTGGACGTGCTGCTTACCGCGAGCGTGACTCTGAAAAGCTCAAGGAGTGGCTCAGCGCCCACGGATACGCTTGA
- a CDS encoding hypothetical protein (BUSCO:4684at5125) — MHRPSYDLAETPRNVEETPNNPLSDDQKMEDGLDLSMPPPEVEYEEDDLEDDDSRIYTPPPHIAARFYRPSQARRRDSAASSRRNSVSSAHSRCSSIQPSSHRGGEQSKHIAQHLRRASFLEDRRARLADRAAHAEKVRLRAALAKATHRDPSLSEERAIAAQQARERNLAEIVANCADEVKKAKQVAEFMKEKREQDMARIKAQIEERMAEAERRREELRTKHTSKRSRGHSVMSRKTTDSLPDHDHELERRQLTPEEAAATIQWWWRGYLRRKFIVEFNDLGLTVDGIRDTHFDTVVQLLAQERVLVITARLLRLCGLEEGETGSVEEMVAVRTFLSAFLILGHPNQVLSNKNDDGNQEVVDILASHRLPSADLANPQLQGLVGKARDVLISFENILSRLTSANKYTMPPALKNTLPEAYATFHNAFIAWKSRDSNALIEVMLMQFVELDAIYQTVKDTTDDSATALYKKSIQDNQLMIIVRIKKLAGPEKGKKLIFNAVAEARKARTAKKKTGDTKPRVAENAPGEASETAKSLVSPDSQTLTPPATPASKPQEKAPAPKTGLNGLLPNNRIVVHELAINKEYQLSPEEYKEQQSTRSQPMYTQMRATMDGDDSAINFQFFALVAGNIKDKLQRLLKPGNSMYNLIGEILDPEMAERQFALGNFSYEKFFTAMASLLPKLCAPFRDEEVKDLIQNKLADGNIIDRVEALNGFIDLMLCDYINYLMRIAAPQLIESAAPYEAKRFAEDVEKNQLGLSAAEAVWKASRAKVLAEVLKRDPEKINHPRSRPTAGRFYAQMLVDIFTQISPSPVEEIPEMLRLDYNRIGQISTTIQRIITAGAVLLQCKNILKRDVRSSWKMEASRIMAVLEAGHPLQTTVDGVMAALESGRSMPTATKGHLRALVTKVLNASQDMAQHGNEPREPVLRLLLTRLRGNILARLAAGSASEKVKAANNAGEKLASLGLSEFVDRVREISNLLEKIGNVDRAAHGPWWDAVATKVEQDEMSA; from the coding sequence ATGCACCGCCCCTCCTACGATCTAGCGGAGACGCCGCGCAATGTCGAAGAAACACCCAACAACCCACTCTCCGACGACCAAAAGATGGAGGACGGCCTCGATTTATCGATGCCTCCGCCAGAAGTTGAATACGAGGAAGACGATCTAGAAGACGACGACTCAAGAATTTATACGCCACCTCCTCACATTGCTGCTCGATTTTATCGCCCGTCGCAGGCTCGTCGCAGAGATTCGGCTGCCTCGTCGCGCCGCAACTCAGTCTCATCCGCACACTCGCGATGCTCTTCTATCCAACCGTCAAGTCACCGTGGAGGTGAACAAAGCAAGCACATCGCTCAACATCTCCGCCGTGCTTCGTTTCTCGAGGATCGCAGGGCTCGACTTGCCGATCGAGCGGCGCATGCTGAAAAGGTTCGTCTTCGGGCAGCCCTCGCAAAAGCCACTCATCGCGATCCTTCACTTTCCGAAGAGCGTGCTATTGCTGCACAGCAAGCTAGGGAACGCAACTTGGCAGAGATTGTTGCCAACTGTGCGGATGAAGTCAAAAAGGCAAAACAAGTTGCCGAGTTTATGAAAGAGAAGCGAGAACAAGACATGGCTAGGATCAAAGCTCAAATCGAAGAGAGAATGGCTGAAGCTGAAAGACGGAGGGAGGAGCTACGGACAAAGCACACGTCCAAGCGAAGCCGTGGACACAGTGTCATGTCTAGGAAGACCACTGACTCCTTACCCGATCACGATCACGAGCTGGAGAGACGCCAGCTTACCCCAGAGGAAGCAGCAGCCACCATTCAATGGTGGTGGCGTGGCTACCTTCGCAGGAAATTTATTGTCGAATTCAACGATCTCGGCCTGACTGTAGATGGGATCAGAGACACCCACTTTGATACTGTTGTACAGCTTCTGGCCCAAGAGAGGGTTCTTGTCATCACGGCACGACTCCTTCGACTATGTGGCCTTGAAGAGGGCGAGACGGGCTCAGTTGAGGAGATGGTTGCTGTACGCACATTTCTGAGTGCTTTCCTGATCCTTGGCCATCCCAATCAGGTCCTAAGCAATAAGAATGATGATGGTAACCAGGAAGTCGTTGATATTTTGGCTTCTCACCGCTTGCCTTCGGCAGACCTTGCCAATCCTCAACTACAGGGCTTGGTCGGCAAGGCACGAGATGTTCTTATCTCATTCGAGAACATTCTCTCTCGTCTTACATCCGCCAACAAATACACAATGCCACCGGCGCTCAAGAACACACTTCCCGAAGCATACGCCACTTTTCACAATGCATTTATTGCATGGAAATCTCGAGATTCTAACGCCTTGATCGAAGTTATGCTCATGCAATTTGTAGAACTTGATGCGATTTATCAAACAGTTAAGGATACAACCGACGACTCCGCCACGGCCCTTTACAAGAAAAGCATTCAGGACAACCAGCTGATGATTATTGTGCGTATCAAAAAGCTGGCTGGTCCAGAAAAAGGCAAGAAGTTGATATTCAACGCGGTGGCCGAAGCCCGAAAGGCCCGTactgccaagaagaagactggCGATACAAAGCCCCGCGTGGCTGAAAATGCGCCCGGAGAGGCATCCGAGACAGCTAAGAGTCTAGTCTCGCCGGATTCACAGACACTCACGCCTCCTGCAACACCTGCCAGCAAACCCCAGGAGAAGGCTCCCGCCCCTAAGACTGGCCTCAATGGTCTATTGCCTAACAACAGGATCGTGGTACACGAGTTGGCCATCAACAAAGAATACCAGCTCTCTCCGGAGGAGTACAAGGAGCAGCAGTCAACCCGATCGCAGCCCATGTATACACAGATGCGTGCCACTATGGATGGAGACGACAGTGCCATTAATTTCCAGTTCTTCGCACTCGTGGCTGGCAACATCAAGGACAAGCTTCAACGTCTGTTGAAACCTGGTAACTCCATGTACAACCTCATTGGCGAGATTCTGGACCCAGAAATGGCAGAAAGGCAATTTGCATTGGGCAACTTCTCATATGAGAAATTCTTTACTGCTATGGCGTCTCTTTTGCCTAAATTGTGTGCTCCTTTCCGAGACGAAGAGGTCAAAGATTTGATTCAAAACAAGCTTGCAGACGGCAACATCATTGACCGAGTCGAGGCTCTAAATGGCTTCATTGACCTGATGCTTTGcgattatataaattatctgaTGAGAATAGCTGCACCTCAGCTTATTGAGTCTGCAGCCCCGTACGAGGCCAAGAGATTTGCCGAAGATGTTGAGAAAAACCAACTTGGCCTCTCAGCAGCTGAGGCAGTCTGGAAAGCCTCGCGAGCAAAGGTTTTGGCAGAAGTTCTCAAAAGGGACCCCGAGAAAATCAACCACCCAAGGTCCCGGCCAACAGCTGGGCGGTTTTACGCGCAGATGCTCGTCGATATTTTTACTCAGATCTCGCCGTCTCCTGTTGAAGAGATACCAGAGATGCTTCGTCTGGATTACAACCGTATCGGTCAGATTTCAACCACTATTCAGCGGATCATTACTGCAGGTGCAGTTTTGCTCCAATGCAAAAATATCCTGAAGCGTGACGTTCGATCCTCATGGAAGATGGAGGCATCCCGCATCATGGCCGTGCTCGAAGCTGGTCACCCTCTTCAAACTACTGTGGATGGCGTAATGGCTGCTCTCGAGTCTGGTAGATCGATGCCAACAGCGACTAAGGGTCATCTTCGTGCCCTTGTCACAAAGGTTCTGAATGCCAGCCAAGATATGGCACAACATGGCAATGAACCAAGAGAACCTGTCCTTCGACTTTTACTTACTCGCCTTCGTGGCAATATCCTTGCCCGTTTGGCTGCTGGATCGGCAAGCGAGAAGGTCAAGGCTGCCAACAATGCAGGCGAGAAGCTTGCCAGCCTGGGTCTCTCCGAGTTCGTCGACCGAGTAAGAGAGATATCGAATCTATTAGAGAAGATTGGAAACGTGGACAGGGCTGCCCATGGACCTTGGTGGGACGCAGTAGCAACGAAGGTTGAGCAAGACGAGATGTCAGCTTAG
- a CDS encoding hypothetical protein (BUSCO:3460at5125): MPYSVNQNHPPPKSSPRVVSDNRSPSPNYFGLIVESANEQGGGSSSGLPNDNWSPSSSVKSFQAAIPKQVSLDANPEFEAFRRQADFNRGKSFALSTSHYAQPSVTSNGVAPVRPRPPRWHTHGSDTGGPSPFSRGLSSANVRPASRMDVDQDSMQDSAYVSSDSKRNSESSFHHHVPALNLPRFESPLPMDPPQHRTSLTRSEDRDPRLSVMEHRPEPPDARDSQRSATLPATLEPGQPHMITGQQLRDMLQTVKKERFLILDLRSSQNYAQSRIEGALNLCIPTTLLKRATFNIQRLKQTFQSSADSDKFDTWNDTDYIIVYDAHASDKRDAVTAQNMVKKFTNEGYTGGTCILKGGFNSFQQHFPDYVDHQSATGAPGKPGPGHGGIAPVIGGVMLPNAGNDVNPFFSNIRQNMDLADGVGQLDVSRPTALDSPSLPRWLREAAAQPDHGKKVSDKFLHIEVDEQSRMKAAYAAFNPHNKDKRSQVQLCGVEKGVKNRYKDILPFEHARVKLQERPDGTCDYINASHLKASRSNKQYIATQGPLPATFEDFWSVIWQEDVRVVVMLTAETEGGQLKCHPYWKGRDFGAIRLKLLSEKRVSLDIDKHKSDSNHTSSVSASEAGRKRANTTTTLESSNQAPRGAQGAPAEPPYVIVRKFALSHTSHPFAPIREITHLHFPSWPDFGTPAQPSHLLALVELANVMQRSALPVETSQISKISALEPPAITWYDEPEVDSRARPMLVHCSAGCGRTGTFCTVDSVIDMLKRQRQAKMDSVRARDNDGDIAMGENVDTSPRSVKHVNFYTPGQRSNMERKAARGAANIDTDWVHDDSVDLIQKTVEDFRGQRLSMVQSLRQYVLCYETVLEWVTRMNERVSHAPNGRLRSGSLRH; encoded by the exons ATGCCATACTCGGTTAACCAAAACCACCCGCCGCCCAAGTCATCACCTCGAGTTGTTTCCGACAATCGATCACCAAGCCCTAATTATTTTGGTCTAATTGTCGAATCGGCCAATGAGCAGGGTGGCGGCTCCTCCTCAGGGCTCCCTAACGATAACTGGagcccatcatcatcagtgAAATCCTTTCAGGCCGCCATCCCTAAGCAGGTCTCTCTAGATGCCAATCCCGAATTCGAGGCTTTCAGGAGACAGGCAGATTTTAATCGGGGCAAGTCCTTTGCACTTTCTACAAGTCATTATGCTCAGCCTTCCGTGACATCAAATGGCGTTGCACCAGTACGCCCTCGACCTCCCAGATGGCATACTCATGGAAGTGATACTGGCGGACCATCCCCGTTCAGTCGTGGTTTGAGCTCTGCCAATGTTCGACCAGCCAGCCGAATGGACGTCGATCAGGACAGCATGCAGGACTCGGCCTATGTTTCATCAGACTCGAAGCGTAATTCCGAATCGTCTTTTCACCACCATGTTCCTGCCCTTAATTTACCACGATTCGAGTCTCCTCTACCGATGGATCCTCCCCAGCACCGTACGAGTCTAACACGGTCTGAAGACCGCGACCCGCGGTTGTCTGTAATGGAACATCGCCCGGAGCCTCCTGACGCTCGGGATAGCCAGCGCTCTGCCACTTTACCAGCAACCCTCGAACCTGGACAGCCACACATGATCACTGGACAGCAACTTCGAGACATGCTTCAAACTGTAAAGAAGGAACGATTTCTTATTCTCGACCTTCGATCTTCGCAGAACTACGCTCAGTCAAGGATTGAGGGCGCTCTTAATCTTTGCATCCCTACCACTCTTCTCAAGCGAGCCACTTTCAACATTCAGAGGCTGAAGCAGACTTTCCAGAGTAGCGCTGATTCAGACAAGTTTGACACATGGAACGACACAGACTACATCATCGTTTATGATGCTCATGCTTCCGATAAGCGAGATGCGGTTACTGCGCAGAACATGGTAAAGAAATTTACCAACGAAGGTTACACAGGTGGTACATGCATCCTCAAGGGTGGATTCAACTCGTTCCAGCAACATTTCCCTGACTATGTCGACCATCAGTCGGCAACTGGAGCACCCGGGAAGCCTGGTCCCGGCCATGGAGGAATTGCCCCTGTCATTGGTGGAGTTATGCTTCCCAACGCCGGCAATGACGTGAACCCGTTCTTTTCAAACATTCGACAAAACATGGATCTTGCAGACGGTGTAGGCCAATTGGATGTTTCAAGACCTACCGCCCTGGATTCGCCCTCCCTGCCTCGCTGGCTCCGAGAGGCGGCTGCCCAGCCCGATCACGGAAAGAAGGTTTCAGATAAGTTTTTGCacatcgaggttgatgagcAATCTCGAATGAAAGCGGCGTACGCGGCCTTTAACCCCCACAACAAGGACAAGCGAAGTCAGGTACAGCTTTGTGGTGTTGAAAAGGGAGTCAAGAACAGGTACAAGGACATTCTGCCTTTCGAGCACGCCCGAGTCAAGCTGCAAGAGAGGCCCGATGGAACATGTGATTACATCAACGCTAGCCATCTGAAGGCATCTCGAAGCAATAAGCAGTATATCGCCACCCAGGGACCCCTCCCCGCCACTTTCGAG GACTTTTGGTCTGTCATCTGGCAGGAGGATGTGCGCGTCGTAGTTATGTTGACTGCCGAGACTGAGGGAGGCCAGTTGAAGTGTCACCCTTACTGGAAGGGCAGAGATTTTGGGGCCATTCGACTCAAGCTCCTGTCGGAAAAGAGGGTATCGCTCGACATCGATAAGCACAAGTCCGACTCCAACCACACTTCCTCCGTCTCGGCTAGTGAGGCGGGAAGGAAGCGTGCTAATACCACGACTACGTTGGAATCTTCGAACCAGGCACCTCGAGGGGCACAGGGCGCTCCGGCAGAACCACCCTACGTCATTGTCAGAAAGTTTGCGCTTTCGCACACGTCCCATCCGTTTGCGCCCATCCGAGAGATTACGCATCTGCACTTCCCTTCATGGCCTGACTTTGGCACACCGGCTCAGCCATCCCATTTGCTGGCACTCGTTGAGTTGGCGAACGTGATGCAGCGATCAGCTCTTCCAGTTGAGACTTCTCAAATTTCCAAGATCTCAGCCTTGGAGCCACCTGCTATCACCTGGTACGATGAGCCGGAGGTTGATTCTCGTGCGCGACCAATGCTGGTGCACTGCTCTGCCGGATGCGGTCGCACTGGTACGTTCTGCACTGTCGACAGTGTTATTGACATGTTGAAGCGTCAGAGACAAGCCAAGATGGACTCAGTACGGGCACGTGATAACGATGGGGATATTGCTATGGGCGAGAATGTGGATACATCACCCCGATCTGTAAAACACGTCAACTTTTATACCCCTGGTCAGAGATCGAACATGGAGAGAAAGGCAGCTCGAGGCGCCGCCAACATTGACACCGACTGGGTGCACGATGATAGTGTCGATCTGATTCAGAAGACAGTGGAGGATTTCCGAGGACAGAGACTCAGCATGGTACAAAGTCTCAGACAGTACGTCCTCTGCTACGAAACAGTCCTTGAATGGGTAACGAGAATGAACGAGCGAGTGTCACATGCTCCCAATGGTCGACTTCGAAGCGGAAGCCTTCGTCATTAA